One part of the Terrimicrobium sacchariphilum genome encodes these proteins:
- a CDS encoding beta strand repeat-containing protein translates to MKITPFSFPRLIVRCGVPLVCLSLLTAARAQWIGTTTKLDYNDTANWKDGIINDVFQGPYNWPSSPGVSNSNQFSFSSGSTTVSTGSINAQGLVVGQSITGTGIPAGATITAINSANSITISVPTTGPSSGNYTVAAINNAWEVNLGATRTITGGFTYQNTDPANVTFTPLATGSTWTFTSAAPVITVDMGLPGVNRTLQMGAASRPLNWVFQNGVATFAINPTLSNVGQSSNVDTMVLYTNITGASGMEKTGGGRLELYRTATVNGDVNISGGVMRLRSFSDTVFGKIDGASAINIKNQGATLDLIISHATGNVLAASTDINLQAGGVGIAGNTNQQIGDVHLVNGRGMVGNYSASDKTLTLSSLSRENYSTLSLVGNNQNGRGVGTGTLIKISGDDSNILADLFGGGGAAGSTTMSILPWASAVSVNANEFSTTDNSAWSGVELVTYTTAGGFRALSASEYYAANGTNLLSGAGVNDNVKLSYAATVGSNLTINALALGATNLTQTISSGTTLTIASGAIVTGGNSGTISGGMLSAGNRALIISGRSSLTISSSITNSITDPTKAGLILANVGAGVYLTGTNTYGGATVVQGVATFNSGSALPSATELRVDTSGRAIVGNGITATVRTLSGNGALEFIFANNSNRLNVGTVMVSAGNTLTVGDGGTISPGDSAGDAQAGKLVLGNNVNNLTFQAGSVFLVDIASASLFDSLQNTNTSGTNTLRIDGGTIRLTYLDGYTPEEGTSWLLTQGFGASAGNVANMSVTDTAGYTYSLSLQNNNLLLTVTSVPEPGSLLLVLAGLGWLVARRRRA, encoded by the coding sequence ATGAAGATTACCCCCTTCTCTTTTCCACGATTGATTGTGCGGTGCGGAGTCCCCCTGGTCTGCCTTTCCTTGCTTACCGCAGCCCGGGCGCAATGGATCGGGACGACCACCAAGCTGGACTACAACGACACGGCAAACTGGAAGGATGGGATCATCAATGATGTGTTCCAGGGGCCTTACAACTGGCCAAGCTCGCCGGGCGTCAGTAACTCCAACCAGTTCTCCTTCTCATCGGGAAGCACGACGGTCTCCACCGGCTCCATCAATGCCCAGGGGCTGGTCGTGGGACAAAGCATCACGGGAACAGGCATCCCGGCGGGGGCCACCATCACCGCGATCAATAGCGCGAACTCCATCACGATCAGTGTGCCGACCACCGGCCCCAGCTCTGGCAACTACACCGTGGCTGCGATCAACAACGCCTGGGAGGTCAATCTCGGCGCCACGCGCACGATCACCGGAGGCTTTACCTACCAGAATACGGACCCGGCTAACGTGACCTTTACGCCGCTGGCGACGGGATCGACCTGGACGTTTACCTCGGCGGCCCCGGTGATCACCGTGGACATGGGGCTTCCCGGCGTGAACCGGACTCTCCAGATGGGCGCCGCCTCGCGTCCGCTGAATTGGGTGTTTCAGAATGGAGTGGCGACCTTTGCCATCAATCCCACGCTGTCCAACGTCGGCCAGAGTTCCAATGTGGATACGATGGTGCTTTATACCAATATCACGGGTGCTTCCGGGATGGAGAAGACCGGCGGTGGCCGACTGGAGCTCTATCGGACCGCGACCGTTAATGGCGACGTGAATATCAGCGGGGGCGTGATGCGCCTGCGTTCCTTCAGCGACACCGTCTTTGGCAAGATCGATGGCGCCTCGGCCATCAATATCAAGAACCAGGGAGCGACTCTTGATTTGATCATTTCTCATGCAACTGGAAACGTGCTGGCGGCCTCGACCGACATCAACCTGCAGGCGGGTGGAGTCGGGATCGCGGGCAATACCAACCAGCAGATCGGCGACGTTCATCTCGTCAATGGTCGCGGCATGGTGGGCAACTACTCCGCCTCGGATAAAACGCTGACCCTCTCTTCGCTGAGCCGGGAGAACTACTCAACGCTCAGCCTCGTGGGAAACAACCAGAACGGTCGCGGCGTCGGCACCGGCACCCTGATCAAGATATCGGGCGACGATTCCAACATCCTCGCCGATCTCTTCGGCGGAGGAGGAGCGGCTGGCAGCACGACGATGAGCATCCTCCCGTGGGCCAGTGCGGTCTCCGTCAATGCCAACGAATTTTCCACGACCGATAATAGCGCTTGGTCCGGCGTGGAACTGGTCACGTACACGACTGCGGGCGGCTTCCGCGCCCTGAGTGCTTCGGAGTACTATGCCGCCAATGGCACCAACCTCCTGTCCGGTGCCGGGGTCAATGACAACGTCAAGCTGAGCTACGCCGCCACCGTGGGGTCAAATCTCACCATCAACGCTCTCGCTCTCGGCGCGACCAACCTCACGCAGACCATCTCGTCCGGCACGACTCTCACCATTGCCAGCGGAGCAATCGTGACGGGAGGAAACTCCGGCACGATATCCGGTGGCATGCTGAGCGCAGGCAATCGGGCGCTCATCATCTCTGGACGAAGCTCGCTCACGATCTCGTCCTCCATCACCAACTCGATCACCGACCCGACCAAGGCCGGCCTGATCCTGGCCAATGTGGGAGCAGGAGTCTATCTCACCGGGACGAATACCTATGGGGGCGCGACCGTGGTGCAGGGAGTTGCCACCTTCAACAGCGGCTCGGCTCTCCCGAGCGCGACCGAGTTGCGCGTTGATACAAGCGGGCGGGCGATCGTCGGCAACGGCATCACGGCCACCGTGCGCACCTTGTCGGGCAATGGCGCCCTGGAGTTTATCTTTGCCAATAATAGCAACAGGCTCAATGTCGGCACGGTCATGGTATCGGCCGGGAACACGCTCACCGTCGGCGATGGCGGAACGATCTCTCCGGGGGATTCCGCCGGGGACGCACAGGCCGGGAAACTCGTGCTGGGCAATAACGTGAACAACCTCACCTTCCAGGCAGGCTCGGTCTTTCTCGTCGACATCGCCAGCGCGTCTCTCTTTGACTCGCTCCAGAATACGAATACGAGCGGAACGAATACTCTGCGGATCGATGGCGGCACCATCCGGCTCACGTATCTCGATGGGTATACTCCCGAGGAGGGTACCTCATGGCTCTTGACCCAGGGCTTCGGCGCCAGCGCCGGCAATGTGGCCAACATGAGCGTCACCGATACCGCCGGCTACACCTACTCGCTGTCGCTGCAAAATAACAACCTCCTCCTCACCGTGACCTCCGTGCCGGAGCCGGGAAGCCTCCTGCTTGTCCTGGCCGGTCTGGGCTGGCTGGTGGCCCGCCGCAGGCGCGCGTAG
- a CDS encoding GntR family transcriptional regulator has product MARPALRNSSNSLSLTLAAQDLKQPLHVRVRQILRERILKNFQHGERFYSERELIQSLGVSQPTIRRALTDLAGEGYLIPDPRRGFFVQHHAETRYVGLIRPSWKAVSYSDEDVAYSVVCRELNYQFIPHDMHKGDSVDALMASLTRKATEERILLAGHTVEVTLELSKRLQAEGYRHLVVGSLVPGISGSSLSIDHDVETDLILDHLLSLGHERIVFMVNEPRMLLITSLRAETIQRKLKERKLPHVQVVFCDTKNWESSFQAAHKKAHELLRGKTPPTAIVPLSGVGAWAVLRYAVQNRIDVPGKLSLVSFDPMINSDILPIAMTELTFSQVARARTAIDLLWSDTTIPAHIKVTPSLSVRETTGPAR; this is encoded by the coding sequence ATGGCTAGACCAGCCCTTCGGAATTCATCGAACAGCTTGAGCCTGACTCTGGCAGCGCAGGATCTCAAACAGCCCCTTCACGTGCGCGTCAGGCAGATCTTGCGTGAACGCATTTTGAAGAATTTCCAGCACGGCGAGAGATTCTATTCCGAGCGTGAGTTGATCCAGAGCCTCGGGGTTTCGCAGCCGACGATCCGGCGCGCGCTCACCGATCTCGCCGGGGAGGGGTATTTGATTCCCGACCCGCGCCGGGGATTTTTCGTCCAGCACCATGCCGAGACACGCTACGTCGGCCTCATACGCCCGTCGTGGAAGGCCGTTTCCTATTCCGACGAGGACGTGGCGTATTCGGTGGTCTGCCGGGAGTTGAATTACCAGTTCATCCCTCATGACATGCACAAGGGCGATTCCGTGGATGCACTCATGGCATCTCTCACGCGGAAGGCGACCGAGGAGCGCATCCTCCTGGCCGGGCATACCGTGGAGGTCACTCTGGAACTCAGCAAACGGCTGCAGGCCGAGGGGTATCGCCATCTCGTCGTAGGTTCGCTCGTTCCCGGCATCTCGGGCAGTTCGCTCTCCATCGATCACGATGTGGAGACCGACCTCATCCTCGATCATTTGCTGAGCCTCGGCCACGAGCGCATTGTTTTCATGGTCAATGAGCCGCGTATGCTGCTCATCACCAGCCTTCGCGCCGAGACCATCCAGCGAAAGCTGAAGGAGCGCAAACTGCCCCATGTGCAGGTCGTTTTTTGCGATACGAAGAACTGGGAGAGCTCGTTCCAGGCGGCTCACAAAAAGGCGCACGAGTTGCTCCGCGGCAAGACTCCACCCACGGCGATCGTGCCACTCTCCGGCGTGGGCGCCTGGGCCGTACTGCGCTACGCCGTGCAAAACCGTATCGACGTCCCGGGGAAGCTCTCGCTCGTCAGCTTCGATCCGATGATCAATTCCGACATCCTGCCGATCGCGATGACGGAGCTGACCTTCTCCCAGGTCGCCCGGGCGCGTACCGCCATCGATTTGCTCTGGTCCGACACGACGATTCCCGCCCACATCAAGGTGACTCCGTCCCTGAGCGTGCGGGAAACGACCGGGCCGGCGCGTTAG
- a CDS encoding Gfo/Idh/MocA family protein: MLGIGLYGSNGHQIHHQLQDSAEAEIVAHAMLDETAREAVRTLAPGAIEHASLASLLDDPRVELVSLCSPIRAQQAEEAIACLRSGRHVYAEKPCALDERDLDRILAASRASGRVFREMSGTIYAQPYWRIREIVRSGVLGDIVQVYAQKSYPNHAGRPGDEAIDGGLLLQVGIHAVRYITQCTGLAALDVRAEETQTGLTGRGDLRSAVVVTMSLAGGALATATVNYASQRGFGHWGHEELRIWGNLGFVEATDSGTRTRLVIGENDLGPLTDLAPAPQELSVLLDRILRETPEPVAEDEECQATRTVLRAKAGARLVTCR, encoded by the coding sequence ATGCTCGGAATAGGACTTTACGGCTCGAACGGTCACCAGATCCATCACCAGCTCCAGGACTCCGCGGAGGCGGAGATCGTCGCCCATGCGATGCTGGACGAGACGGCCCGCGAGGCTGTCCGCACACTCGCCCCCGGCGCGATCGAGCATGCCTCCCTCGCCTCGCTGCTCGACGATCCCCGGGTCGAGCTGGTCTCGCTTTGCTCACCCATCCGCGCCCAGCAGGCGGAGGAGGCCATCGCCTGCCTCCGCTCCGGTCGTCATGTCTATGCGGAAAAGCCCTGCGCGCTCGACGAGCGGGATCTCGATCGCATCCTCGCGGCGAGCCGGGCCAGCGGCAGGGTTTTCCGCGAGATGAGCGGCACGATATATGCACAGCCGTATTGGCGCATCCGCGAAATCGTCCGCTCCGGCGTGCTCGGCGACATCGTCCAGGTCTATGCCCAAAAGTCCTATCCGAATCACGCGGGGAGGCCGGGCGACGAGGCGATCGATGGCGGGCTGCTGCTCCAGGTGGGCATTCACGCAGTGCGCTACATCACACAGTGCACCGGCCTGGCGGCGCTCGATGTGCGCGCGGAGGAAACGCAAACGGGCCTGACCGGCCGCGGGGACCTGCGGAGTGCCGTCGTCGTCACCATGAGCCTTGCCGGCGGCGCGCTCGCCACCGCGACGGTCAACTATGCCAGCCAGCGCGGGTTTGGACACTGGGGACACGAGGAGCTGCGCATCTGGGGCAATCTCGGGTTTGTCGAGGCGACGGACTCCGGCACACGTACACGCCTGGTCATCGGTGAGAACGATCTGGGTCCCCTCACCGATCTCGCTCCAGCGCCACAGGAACTCTCCGTGCTGCTCGATCGCATCCTGCGCGAAACTCCAGAACCCGTCGCCGAGGATGAAGAATGTCAGGCCACGCGCACGGTGCTCCGCGCCAAGGCGGGGGCGAGGCTGGTGACCTGCCGCTAA
- a CDS encoding PulJ/GspJ family protein, whose protein sequence is MKGSHFHPGRGFTLIEVLVALAVFLILVLLLTQLVTDTSRNTTRENNRLDALGDARQAMDRFGIDWSSRVRRPDTDWEISRINGNDQVNLLGRVSAYEGTRKLATVSYRINPSSHVLERGTLGYDWDGGSASKLAFSTNGAMPSTPQETAYEALGPTIFRFSVSYLDKRTGQWTSAAPGKLNGGKLGGVVLSVAALDERNRGLLTPAQLKALADALPDPQGTKTPMEEWTKRLSEAGFPGSVGIPVPVAGSVRIYQRIFYTEE, encoded by the coding sequence ATGAAGGGTTCCCATTTCCATCCCGGGCGGGGTTTCACGCTCATCGAGGTGCTGGTGGCCCTGGCCGTGTTCCTGATCCTCGTGCTCCTCCTCACCCAGCTCGTCACAGACACCTCGCGCAATACCACGCGAGAGAACAACCGCCTCGACGCCCTCGGCGATGCCCGGCAGGCCATGGATCGCTTTGGCATTGACTGGTCCTCGCGAGTGCGCAGACCGGATACCGACTGGGAGATCAGCCGGATCAATGGCAACGACCAGGTGAATCTCCTCGGGAGGGTCTCCGCCTATGAAGGCACCCGCAAGCTGGCCACGGTCTCCTATCGCATCAACCCCTCCTCCCATGTCCTCGAGCGCGGCACGCTGGGATATGACTGGGACGGAGGCTCCGCGTCCAAACTCGCATTCTCCACCAACGGAGCCATGCCGAGCACGCCGCAGGAGACTGCCTACGAGGCCCTGGGTCCGACCATTTTCCGCTTCAGTGTCAGCTATCTCGACAAGCGGACAGGCCAGTGGACAAGCGCCGCCCCGGGCAAGCTCAATGGAGGCAAGCTGGGCGGAGTGGTACTCTCCGTCGCCGCGCTGGATGAGCGAAACCGCGGGCTTTTGACTCCGGCACAGCTCAAGGCGCTGGCGGACGCCCTGCCTGATCCGCAAGGCACAAAGACGCCGATGGAGGAATGGACGAAGCGACTCTCGGAAGCAGGCTTTCCCGGAAGCGTCGGCATCCCGGTACCGGTCGCGGGGTCGGTGAGGATCTATCAACGCATTTTTTACACGGAAGAATGA
- a CDS encoding type IV pilus modification PilV family protein: MERSCEVERAFSLVEVVLALGISTFAIIAIIGLLPMTMKSNRDTIDETRAITLMEDMIADRRHSPSTAQSARYALPALNATTRQTQQLYLKEDGQIVTSAQGARYRVAATMYPASGFGQPAFLHLSTAWPASTNSAANAVEMTAAIAP, from the coding sequence ATGGAGCGGTCTTGTGAGGTTGAGAGGGCTTTCTCCCTGGTCGAGGTGGTCCTCGCCCTGGGCATCTCGACATTTGCCATCATTGCCATCATCGGCCTGCTGCCGATGACGATGAAAAGCAACCGCGACACGATCGACGAAACGCGGGCCATCACCCTGATGGAAGACATGATCGCGGATCGCCGCCACTCTCCCTCCACCGCGCAGTCGGCCCGCTATGCTCTGCCTGCCCTGAACGCCACGACCCGGCAAACCCAACAGCTATACCTCAAGGAGGATGGCCAGATCGTCACCTCGGCGCAGGGAGCCCGCTATCGCGTCGCGGCGACGATGTATCCGGCCAGCGGCTTCGGCCAGCCCGCCTTTCTGCATCTGAGCACCGCGTGGCCCGCCTCGACAAACAGCGCGGCAAATGCCGTGGAGATGACCGCCGCCATCGCGCCATGA
- a CDS encoding sodium:solute symporter family protein, whose protein sequence is MHFIDWLLISLPLAALLFVAVYTRRYMRGVTDFLSGGRMAGRYLLAVARGEQGLGAVVFVATFEVISKSGFVLAWWGWLSIPVTLIVSISGWVIYRFRETRALTLAQFFEIRYSKNFRIFTGFLGFAAGMANFGIIPVVGSRFMTYFLGLPPTFHFHQWEIPTYIPLMALLLGISLFLALSGGLITLMISNCLEGMISMVLFLVIICFLLTMFSWSEISQVLENRPPGESMLNPFDSFGVKDFNIWFVLMGLFSAVYRTMAWQNQGAYTGAAITAHESRMGGIVGGWKGMGNGAVITLLAVCALTFLSHPDFATQAQAVRAQVAEIGQPQLQSQMTIPITVVHMLPIGIKGLLCIVLLMGIFGGDGTHLLSWGSLFIQDVVLPIRKKAFTPRQHILLLRCSMIGVATFAFIFGCLFRQTEYVMMWWAVTEAIYVGGAGVAIIGGLYWKKGTTAGAWSGLLTGSTLVTGGILARQIWGADFPLNGAQISFFGSIAACLVYGIVSWLTCREDFNMDKMLHRGIYAVESEQQFKTHSEKRVTWGKLIGLDNNFTRGDKVLACGLFGWSMLWFGVFIIGTAWNLIAPWPVAVWSSFWYVVSIGIPIFFAFVTAIWFSWGGIRDMRLFFKRLKEESIDVADNGMVVDHHNLADRGIDQKTPAER, encoded by the coding sequence ATGCACTTCATCGATTGGTTGCTGATCTCCCTTCCCCTCGCAGCGCTGCTTTTCGTGGCGGTGTATACCAGGCGTTACATGAGGGGCGTTACCGACTTTCTGTCCGGTGGCCGCATGGCGGGTCGCTATCTGCTGGCCGTGGCCCGTGGTGAGCAGGGGCTCGGCGCGGTGGTGTTTGTTGCGACCTTTGAGGTGATTTCCAAGTCCGGCTTCGTCCTTGCCTGGTGGGGGTGGCTTAGTATTCCCGTTACACTTATTGTGTCCATCAGCGGATGGGTGATCTATCGCTTCCGCGAGACGCGCGCACTTACGCTCGCGCAGTTTTTCGAGATCCGCTATAGCAAGAACTTCCGCATCTTCACCGGCTTCCTGGGCTTCGCCGCAGGCATGGCAAATTTCGGCATCATTCCCGTCGTGGGGTCCCGCTTCATGACGTATTTCCTCGGGCTGCCGCCGACCTTTCATTTTCACCAGTGGGAAATCCCCACCTACATCCCGCTCATGGCGCTGCTGCTCGGGATCAGCCTCTTCCTCGCGCTCTCGGGCGGATTGATCACCCTTATGATTTCCAACTGCCTGGAGGGCATGATCTCCATGGTCCTCTTTCTCGTGATCATCTGCTTCCTGCTCACGATGTTTAGCTGGAGCGAAATCTCCCAGGTGCTGGAAAACCGCCCGCCGGGCGAGTCGATGCTCAACCCGTTTGATTCCTTCGGGGTTAAGGATTTCAATATCTGGTTTGTCCTAATGGGGCTGTTTAGTGCGGTCTATCGGACGATGGCCTGGCAGAACCAGGGTGCCTACACCGGAGCCGCCATCACGGCCCACGAGTCCCGCATGGGTGGCATCGTCGGCGGCTGGAAGGGAATGGGCAATGGCGCTGTCATCACCCTGCTCGCCGTTTGCGCCCTGACGTTCCTTTCGCATCCCGACTTTGCGACGCAGGCGCAGGCCGTGCGCGCCCAGGTGGCCGAGATCGGGCAGCCGCAGCTGCAGTCGCAGATGACCATTCCCATTACCGTCGTGCACATGCTACCCATCGGGATCAAGGGGCTGCTTTGCATTGTTCTGCTCATGGGCATCTTTGGCGGCGATGGCACGCACCTGCTCTCCTGGGGCAGCCTGTTCATTCAGGACGTGGTGCTGCCCATCAGGAAAAAAGCGTTTACGCCAAGGCAGCACATCCTGCTGCTGCGCTGTTCCATGATCGGCGTTGCGACCTTTGCCTTCATCTTCGGCTGTTTGTTCAGGCAGACCGAGTACGTCATGATGTGGTGGGCTGTCACCGAGGCCATCTACGTCGGCGGTGCCGGTGTCGCCATCATCGGTGGTCTTTACTGGAAGAAGGGCACCACGGCGGGCGCCTGGTCGGGCTTGCTCACCGGCTCGACGCTCGTCACCGGCGGCATCCTGGCGCGACAGATCTGGGGTGCTGACTTTCCGCTCAATGGGGCGCAGATTTCCTTCTTTGGCTCGATCGCGGCCTGCCTTGTTTACGGCATCGTTTCGTGGCTGACCTGCCGGGAGGATTTCAACATGGACAAGATGCTCCATCGGGGGATCTACGCCGTGGAGTCGGAGCAGCAGTTCAAGACACACTCGGAGAAGCGAGTGACCTGGGGCAAGCTCATCGGTCTCGATAACAACTTCACCCGCGGCGACAAGGTGCTCGCCTGTGGCCTCTTTGGCTGGAGCATGCTGTGGTTTGGCGTGTTTATCATCGGGACAGCCTGGAATCTCATCGCGCCCTGGCCAGTCGCCGTCTGGTCGAGCTTCTGGTATGTGGTCTCGATCGGCATTCCCATCTTCTTCGCCTTTGTCACCGCGATCTGGTTCTCCTGGGGCGGCATCCGCGACATGCGCCTGTTCTTCAAGCGCCTCAAGGAGGAAAGCATCGACGTCGCGGATAATGGCATGGTGGTGGATCACCACAACCTGGCCGACCGCGGCATCGACCAGAAGACCCCGGCGGAACGATAG
- a CDS encoding GDSL-type esterase/lipase family protein translates to MPLPIPSPLSKALLVLLGTISGALPLLAESPAPDNNAMTSGPAPAGKPWEPAWGFWPDYPADWQRTHWGFVEKTKAGGWDVLFLGDSITKNWMQQGRPVWDAHYEPLHALDIGIGGDTTRQTLWRIEHGALNGAQPKVIVLMIGVNNVNARAATAEEIAKGISEILAQIEARLPQSKILLLSVLPVGNPSLNPEVQKVNALLPKLEGGKVRFLDLTSLFATPDGKLILENYKPDQLHLLEPGYVAIDKALYPVLLEMLKNS, encoded by the coding sequence ATGCCACTGCCCATCCCCAGTCCTCTTTCGAAGGCGCTCCTCGTATTGCTCGGAACGATCTCCGGAGCGCTCCCGCTCCTGGCGGAATCACCTGCTCCGGATAACAATGCGATGACCTCGGGTCCAGCTCCGGCGGGCAAACCCTGGGAACCCGCCTGGGGATTCTGGCCCGACTATCCGGCGGACTGGCAGCGGACTCATTGGGGATTTGTGGAAAAGACCAAGGCGGGTGGCTGGGACGTGCTTTTCCTCGGCGACTCGATCACGAAAAACTGGATGCAGCAGGGCCGTCCCGTCTGGGACGCCCATTATGAGCCGCTGCACGCCCTGGATATCGGTATCGGCGGCGACACGACGCGCCAGACGCTCTGGCGCATCGAGCACGGCGCGCTCAATGGAGCGCAGCCCAAGGTCATTGTGCTCATGATCGGGGTCAATAATGTCAACGCCCGTGCCGCCACGGCCGAGGAGATCGCCAAGGGGATCTCGGAAATCCTCGCTCAGATCGAGGCCAGGCTCCCTCAATCCAAAATCCTGCTCCTGAGCGTGCTGCCGGTCGGCAATCCTTCGCTGAATCCGGAAGTCCAGAAGGTCAATGCCCTGCTCCCGAAGCTGGAAGGCGGCAAGGTGCGTTTTCTCGATCTGACCTCCCTTTTCGCCACACCTGACGGAAAGCTGATCCTGGAAAATTACAAACCCGATCAACTCCATCTCCTGGAGCCAGGCTACGTGGCCATCGACAAGGCGCTGTATCCCGTGCTGCTGGAGATGCTGAAAAATTCCTGA
- a CDS encoding dihydrodipicolinate synthase family protein — MALPHFQGIFPPLVTPLSSPDKLDVAGLERLIEHVLSGGVHGLFILGTTGEAPSLDHNLRKELIQRTCRQVRDRVPVLVGITDTAIVEAKEMSRLAANYGASAVVLAPPYYFPNSQTELVEYIERLAPALPLPLVLYNMPTHTKTMFELDSLQRLMEVENIIGFKDSSGNMLYYHQVLSSLSIRPDWSVLMGPEELLGEAVLFGGHGGVCGGANLCPQLYVDLYEAARWRNIERVLDLHHRVMRISSTIYRVGKYGSSFIKGLKCSLSLLGICDDFMSEPFHRFYDVDRARLHELLEELGVTVSNPYPASDDPVMTSLMR; from the coding sequence ATGGCTCTTCCGCATTTTCAAGGCATCTTCCCCCCCCTCGTCACCCCGCTCTCGTCACCGGACAAACTCGACGTCGCAGGATTGGAGCGACTGATCGAGCATGTTCTCTCCGGCGGCGTACACGGACTCTTCATCCTCGGAACGACTGGCGAGGCGCCCAGCCTGGACCATAACCTCCGCAAGGAACTGATCCAGCGTACCTGCCGCCAGGTGCGGGACCGCGTGCCGGTATTGGTCGGCATCACGGACACGGCGATCGTCGAGGCCAAGGAGATGTCGCGCCTCGCGGCGAACTACGGAGCATCCGCCGTGGTGCTCGCGCCTCCCTACTACTTCCCGAACAGCCAGACCGAACTCGTCGAGTACATCGAGCGTCTCGCTCCGGCACTGCCCCTGCCTCTGGTGCTCTACAACATGCCGACGCACACGAAGACGATGTTCGAGCTCGACAGCCTTCAGCGGCTGATGGAGGTGGAAAACATCATCGGCTTCAAGGACAGCTCGGGAAATATGCTGTATTACCATCAGGTGCTTTCCTCGCTCTCCATCCGCCCGGACTGGTCGGTCCTGATGGGACCCGAGGAACTGCTGGGCGAGGCGGTGCTCTTCGGCGGGCATGGTGGCGTGTGCGGTGGGGCAAATCTCTGCCCGCAGCTCTACGTCGACCTGTACGAGGCGGCGAGATGGCGCAACATCGAGCGCGTCCTCGACCTGCACCATCGCGTGATGCGTATTTCCTCAACCATCTATCGCGTGGGCAAGTACGGCTCCTCCTTCATCAAGGGGCTGAAGTGCAGCCTGAGCCTGCTCGGCATCTGCGACGACTTCATGTCGGAGCCGTTTCATCGTTTCTACGACGTCGACCGGGCGAGGCTGCATGAACTGCTCGAGGAACTGGGCGTGACGGTTTCCAATCCTTATCCCGCCTCCGACGATCCCGTTATGACGAGCCTGATGCGCTAG